The genomic segment TTTCATTGGGCTTTAAGCTGTGCCCATCTCTTGGGAGCGGCCCCAGGCTCTTCGTCTCTGAGTGGGGCACCGCATTGCCGAGCTTCGGGCCATGGATCTCCAGACCGCAAGGGCATGGAGGATCAAGGAACAGCCAAGGCCCAGACAGAGAGGGCAGCAAATGGCGATTGACCTTTCCCTGAATCCGCAAGCCAACGGACGGGGTATTTGTTCCGTGCGGCAAATCGCCTCCATCACAAAGGGGCAGATTTGCAGTTCGAGCCCCATCCATGGGCGCCTCCATCCACAAATATCCGGCTCATCGGCTTATGCTGTGAATTCGAAAGGTTGAGTGCATATCTCACGGATTCATGGATGGGAGGACGGCTTCGTGGCCCGATCGCCCGTTCAGGGACGTGTAGTGCATGATTTGGGGTTATAGGTTGGCAACATGGCAAGTTTTTCTTTGTATGGCCTTGAAACTACAAGCCAATCGTATTTTTCCTTTGCAAGCTGGCTTGCCAGCTTGGTCATCTGCTGTGTGTTATCAGAGCCAAGCTGCGATACAATCTTTTTAAGGATGGAGGCAAACTCATCCAGCTCAGCCTCATAAAGATGTATGCCATTTTTAAAAGCAAGTCCACGATTTCCGATCTTGGTAGTGAGGCAAACAAGTCCTGCAGCGGCATATTCCACAAGCTTTAAGTTGGTGCCTGAACCTGAAACAACAGGATTTAATCCGATGTCTGAGGACCTTAGCACTATATTTTTTTCTTCATCATCAAGCCTGCCGAGAAACCACAGGTTTGAACCTGAGGGTGCAGATTCAGCTTCGCAAACGCTTCCAAGTACCAGAAAAAGGATGTCAGGGCAGGCTTCAGAAAGAGAGCGAATAACAGGCAATGCCTCAATGTTGGGCTTGTGAAGGCTTCCAATAAACAGGGCAACAGGCATATCTATGCCAAGACGGCGCTTAAGCGCTGCCTTTTCGTCAGATGAAAGCGGGGCAACACTGCTAAAATCCACACCATTTGGGACAACAAGTATAACTTCTGGGCCTATGCCATAGAGCTTTACAAGGCGCATGGCATCTTGCTCTGAGCAGGCTATGATAAGTTGCGCCTCTTTGCAGGCACGCATCTCCACCTCAAAAACCTGTCTTAGATATGCACGGGCAGGTTCTGTATCCGGCAGCATTGCGGATTTGATGTCATATTCCACATTGTGCGCCTCGTACCATATAGGCCCACTCCAGCACCTTCTAACAGCATGAAACAGATATGGATGAGATAGTACCACTAAGCTGGCATGTCCAATGCGGGACGAGATGGCTTTTTCATAGGAGGAAAGGAGCTTAAAGCCCTCAATAGAGGCGATATCATCAGCAGATACACCAAGACAAGTAGATACTTCCACAGTATGCCTATGGAAACGGGGGTTTCTTGGAACGATCAATTCTTCAAAATTAGGGGTGATAAAGGACTGAGAAGGAATGCCGGAGGTATTATGCGGGTCAAAACCTCCGATAGAAACAAGACTGATGTCTGCAATAGATGACAGCTCTTTGTAAATGTGAAATATGCGCTTTTGACCACCGCTTAGAGGCGGCTGAACCTGAAAGGTATTTACCACTACCACCTTAGGAATGAACACATTTGTTGCCACTTGGCTGCGTGAAGGCGACATAGAACTTGGGGCTAAAGCCTTGCGATTAGGGCCTTGAGGCTCAACCCCCTCAAGCAGGGCATCAACAGTATTCTGCCAGTTTATATGCCGGACAGACTCCTTTGCCCTTTTCCCCATTTCAATGGTTTTTTCTCTGTTTTCAATAAGCTCCTTCATGGCATCTGCGATTGAGCCTGGCCTTGGCTCAACACAAAGCCCTGTCTCATTGTGGGTCACCAACTCATTAACCCCGCCGGAGTCGAGGGTAGTTAGCACAGCCTTGCCTGAAAGCATTGCCTCAAGGGTAATCAACCCGTAATCTTCATCATACGGGACAAAAGGAACAAACAGGGCTGAAGAATAGGTCTCTACCAAAGAAGAATCATTAAGATAGCCCAAAAAATGTATCTGAGGGGTATCTGAAGCAAGTTTTTGAAGCGCCTCTTGTTGACCGCCTGTGCCAGCAATGTGAAATTCCACAGATGAACGCAGCCTTTGTGGCAACGATTTGAATGCCGTTATCAAAAGGTCAATGCGTTTAAGCCCCTCAAGCCTGCTAGCAGTAAATATATGACGATAATCACCTGTATGAAGACCACAAAGATCTGTAGGATGGTGTATGACCTTAATGACAATGGCAGACATGTCTGCATTTTTGGGAAAATATCCCTCTCTTAAAGCGACATTTCTGGAAATTGCACGCCAGTATCTGATCTGATCAGTAGTAAGGGCAGCACTATCAAGCCAATGAATAATTGCCCTTGTCAAAGGTCCAGGAAATGCAAAGGTCAAGGGGTCTAATCTATCTTGAATATCTTTGAGCCTAAAGAGTTCTTGAAAGAATAAAGGCAACATGGCCCTGCTCGGTGTAGTCCTGAGCATATTGTCAAGTCTTTCAAGCTCTTTGTGATTAGGCGTAAAATCAACTGGCTGTCCTGTTTTGTGATACAGGTCATAGACGCCGCGACACTTATGCTGCATGTAAACCATGTGATTTGGATGAGAAATAAGCCATGCGGGGTCTTTAGTTGTGATAACAAGGTCAAAATGATCAAGATTTAACTGACTGAATCGATATGCTCCTTCTATTATCCCCCAAAAATGATTGCCGTTGCATGGGATTTTAATCAACTCTGCACTGTGGGGGGTAAGTTGATTTATGGCGTTTAACAGGCCCCAAAAGAGTTTTTCAGCGCCACCGATAACAAAAGGTATGGGACTTGGCGTAACAATGGCAATGTTCATAAAGATGGCTTTGTCCCTATCCAGACAAAGTCTCTTGAGACCTTGACATAATCCTCAAGTTTATCAAAACGATATAAATCCGCCTCTACAAGGCCATCTTGCTCTAAAAAGTAGGCCTTTGAAGGTCTAAAATCCCTTGCAGAGCCCAAAAACTGAAGTGTATCAGGAAAGACAGGACGTATGTGGTCAGGATCACGATAAAAATCACCTGAGCCAACGAGGATATTCCGAGGATTAGGGGTCTCAAAAATAGCTATGCCACCTGGGACAAGTACACGATATACCTCATCAAGCAGCAACAACTGAGAAGAAAAAGACAGATGCTCTATAAAATGAAAGGCCGTTACAACATGAAATGATGCCCCTTTTTGGACAGAAAGGAAATGAAATACATCATCAAAAACCACCTCAAACCCATATTCCATGGCCATAGCAGAAAGGTTAGGATTTTTATCCACACCAATGGCATCATAACCATGCCAACGAAGAAGCTCAAGCCACTCTCCTCTGCCACAGCCTAGATCAAGACATCTTGGTCTGGTTTCAGGCTTTGGCAGAAGTGGCAAATATCTCTTAAGTTTGTCCTCGATCTCTTCACGGCTTCCTCTAAAACTGTCTTCAAAATCCACATACACAGAACTTAAAGAAGACAGTGATTCTTGCTGCACACTATAAGCATCGGCTTCATTTGATCTTAACGCCCGTAAAGCCTGGAGATTCAGCCTGCGGTCTAAATCTAAGGCGGTTCTGCGAATTCTTGCCACTTCGTCAGAAAGTGCTGATGCCTTTTGGAATGCAGCCTGCCTAAACTCATCTACACGTAAATGCAGATCCCGCTCAACTCTATCAGCGCGGCTTCCAACTGAATGCAATTCCTGCTCAAGTTTATCAGCGCGGCTTCCAACTGAACGCAATTCCTGCTCAAGTTTATCAGCGCGGCTTCCAACTGAACGCAATTCCTGCTCAAGTTTATCCAAAAAACCTTCGAGGATTTTTTTGTCTTTTTTTACTTGATAAAGCTCAAACTCAAGGGATTTCAGGTTTTTATATAGGCTAAGAGGGTTAAAAAAGCATTTGAGATAACGAAATAGCGGGCCAATTGCTGGAAGGTTTAAGACAAGACGGCTTATTCCAATTTCATCACTTTTAAAACCTGCCTTTCTTGCTTCTTTACTATATGCCAATCTGCAAAGAATGTCTTTTTTGTCAAGCCTTCCTTGGGCAAGGCAGGTACGATAGTATGACATGCCATATTCATCTGGGGTACGACTCAGTACATAACGATAAGCTGCATCTATAAATTCTTCTCCGTCAAGGCTGAGGATATCTGCAAGTGAGTCTGCATTTTTCTTGCTTTGGAGATAACCCATCTGCTTGGTCAACCTTTTGGTCTCTTGCTTTATGTTGCGTAAAAAAGCATCACGATCTACTTGCATTTTTTTCATTTAGTTCAGAATGCTTGGCAATAGCTATCTATACCTGCCTTTGCCTGTGCTACGGTGGTTGTGCTTGATGTTATGCCAGACAAAAAATATACACCTATCTGCTCAGAGTCATATGTACAACCAGCCCGTACCTTCTCTGTAAAATAGTTAGCTACTTCAAGTTTGTTATTTATAGTTATCAAGTCACTATTTTGAGCACCGTTTAGCACATCTAATGTGATAGTCTGCAATTTCATTAACCCGTTGTTTAGGTTATAAAGGTAGTATTCCTTGCCACCTTCATCAGGGTTTCGGCTAAACATTTGTTGATAAATGGTGTCAATTAACTCGTCGTTAGTAAAACCGCCATATCTTTCTGTAAACTCATTAGATGTGCCAAATGCCATGATAATTTGAGATAAATCGCCATTAGCATCAGCTAACCTGGCTGTCCAGTAATCCTGTCCATCAGGATCAGCAGGTCTGCCATAATAGGCAATATATATTTTTTGAACTTCATCAAGGTACTGGCTGTTTGATGTGCCAGACTGACTTACGCTAAGAGTCTTTCCTGCAATAGTGAGCGTACCTGTACGGCTAATTGAACCGGTATTGGCTGCAACTGAATATTCAACTATCCCGTCTCCAGTGCCACTTGAACCAGAGGTGATGCTGAGCCAGCTGTTATTGGAGGTAGCAGTCCATGTGCAGGTTGGAGATGAAGAAGACACTGAAACAGAGCCAAAGCCACCGGCAGCGGTAAAACTTTGACTTGTAGGATCTATGGAATATGTGCAGGTTGTGTCAGATGCAACCCTGTAGTTTGCAACAATCCTTCTTGTGTCATTAAAGGTCTTGGCATTATCCGCTCCGTTTGGGTCATTGGAACTTACACCTGTTGGAAAACCGTTGTAACTCTTGGCGGGATTGGAATAGTAAAGTATCGTGTTTGCTTTTGTAAAACTGGTTTCATAAGCCATAATGGTTACAAATTGATTGTCTATACCGTATCCACATGAATATGGATAGAAGCCTTGAGAACAACCTGTCCTTCTGTCATGATCGCCTCCAAGCAGATGCCCTATCTCATGTGCAAAGGAGGTGTCAGAACAATAATAATAACCTTCAGAGGCGCTTTTAAAGTCTGTAACGTTAAAGGCGTAATAGGGGTTGCAAAAACCTTCTTTTTTAAGTATCCAGCTAAGGCCACATGAGCCACCACCCTGATATACCCTGAAAAGTGCTACGATATCAGCCTTATACTGCTCTCTAAGACTACTTATGGTCTCAGGAGGTGCAGGTGGATTAAATGAACTACAACTTCCTGTTGTGCCAGTGATATAGTATAATACGTCATTTATTTTTGCACTTTCACTTGCTTGACTGTCTGTAAAGAGCGCACTATGTACCAATCTGAGCTGTGTGTTAATGCCGCTGTTGTTAAATGCCTCATTTGCAATGTCTATGGCATGTTGTATCTTAGATGCCAGTTGTGATGAGTATTTCGTGTAAAATTGCTGCGTATAGAGGACAAGAACATCAATATATTCGCCTGATTCAGTGGTGGTTGAATATGCCTGAGCAGCCTTGTATGGCAAATTTTCGTGTTCTATCATGGGGATCAGATAGTCATCTGGTGATGTCTTAATGTATGAACTATCCTCTTTTATTATGACATAATCAGCGCCATCTGGCTCAACTATGTAAGAGGCATTTTGAGTGACAATTTTACCATTCATAACGCCATCTACCACAGTCAGCACAACTGAGCTGAGTTCATCACCCTTAACCTTTCCAAACCATGTCCATGAGTTACGCGCCCTGTCAGTTACCCTCTTTTCAGCAATAATCATCTTTTGATCAGGCATAAGCAATGTGAACTCAGTAGAACTGATAGCACCAGGTCTTATGAGTTGGATATTGGCTGATACTCTAATACGATTAGCCCCACCTGAAGGCTCAGCACGTGATGACATGGCGCTTGGTTGCTGAATAATTTCAAAGAGATAGGGTGGCTCTAAATCGGAAAATGCAGACTCAGTAACAGTAAAAAGACACAACAGTGAAAAGAGAAGGACAACATACGTTTGGCGGAAAAGATTAAATTGCATAGGTAGCACCGCCCAATGTTATTTAATAAATTACCTTATCATTTAGCAATTTGTCAAGTTTTTTTATCTCATCAACACTTAAGCAACCGCTTGCAGCCTTAAGCCTGATTGATAGAATAAGGTCATTACATAAGGCATTTTTTAGCTCCACCTCTGCATTAAAATATGCTTGCTCAGCGTTTATAAGATCGGTTTGTGTGCGGGTTCCGATTGCACGCCCCTTTCTTACGCCTTTCAGTTGCACACATGCAGACTCCAACTGTTTTTTTAGGGCGGCATAAAGACGTTGGTTGGCTTTTACATTAGAGAAAGCAATCTCAGTCTTCTTAGAAAGATCATCTTCATAGGCCTTAAGTTTCTCGCTTGCCTCTTTTCTCATGGCAGCATAGGCAGATACTGTAGATTTAGTACGAAATCCTTCAAAGACAGGCATCTTAAGGGTTACGCCGTAAGCAAAATCTTCAGTCTTAAGCTCAGACAAAAAGGCATCACCTTTTCTTACTGAATAGCTACTATATAGTTGAGCCGTTGGAAGATATCCAGCATAAGCACGTTTGACCTCATTTTCAGCGACGGCAAGCTCGTTTCTTGCCTTTATGAGGACAGGATGGTTTTTAAGAGTATATGTTATCCATGCCGAAACATCTGAAGGTTCAGGGGAAGCAGGCTCAAAATTAGAAATTGCCTTAATCTGACGGGCTGAAATACGAATGCCTGCGATCCTACTAAGCTCGCTTTCAAAATTTTCCCTCTCTCCTATTGCCTTTTCAAGCTTTGCCTCTTGCGCATCAAGGGCAGCCTTTGCTTCATAAACAGATACTATATCTGTAGTTCTTTCGCGGAACTTTGTCTCTGCCTCCCTTAACACCTCAATGAGCCTATCTCGTTCCTTCCTCGTAAGATCTTCAGTATTGTACGCAATTATTACATTGAAAAAAGCCTCTGCAAGACGTTGAATGAGATTTTGTTCAGCATATAGCACATCTGCCTCTGCAGACTGGATGCGCAAGTCAGCTGACTTAAAACCATACCAACTTTCTACATCAAAAAGTGGTTGGGTAAGCGTTACTGAATAATTATAGGCTGAGTACAAGCCTTGCATTTTGGGCGTTGTTCCATAATTTAATAGTGTATGGTCAATTTTGCTTAAGCTTGCGCCTGTATCTATGTGAGGCAATAGATTTGATCTTGCTATACCTTTCTCAGCATATTTTCCCTCTAGTTGTGCCTTAGCTGCTAGCAAAGTGCCGTCTCTTTCCTTTGCTAAGTTATAAAGCTCTAATAAACCATATTTATGCGTTAGTTGATCTGCTTTTTTGAGGTCTTCTAAGCAAGAAGGTTCTTTAGGAAAGGATTGATTAAATGGCAATTTAAAGTAATCAAAATCAGGGTCTTCAACCTCGTGTGCATGTGCAAGAGGTAATGTAAAAGCACAATAAAGCAAATAAAGAATAAAATAAAGCAAAATTAGGACTCCCTGAAGGTATTTCTGAGCCTATCTCTAAGGGGTGAAAGTAAATAGTCAATTACCCTGCGCTCACGGGTTGCAATAGCCACCTGTGCATTCATCCCTGGCATTAGTTTTATGTCCTTGACCTTTGAAAGGGTTTCTGAGTTTACCTCTATATATACCTTGTAATAAGGCATTTCTCCGTAGGCTGTTTTTTCTGTCAGCCTATCTGCTGAAACATATGAAACCGCACCATCAATTGGTGGATGAGTGCTTGGCTTAAAAGCGCTGAAAGTTATTTCTGCTTTTTGCCCTGGAGACACCTCATTTATGCTATCTACACTTACTTTTGCCTCAATAATCAAACGATCCTCCAGTGGCACTATGTCCATTAAGGGCTCTTTGCCTGCAATAACTCCACCAATTGTAGCCACTTTAAGATCAACAACCTTGCCATCAATTGGCGCTCTGATAATGAGTCTTGAGAGGGCATCTTTAGGGGCTCTTATGCGTTCAGTCAGCTCAAGGAGATGGCTTTCTGATTCTCGTAGTTTAGCAGTGCACTCCTCAATGCGTTGGTCACGCAGAGCATTTAACCTAGTTTTATATTCAACTGCGCGTTCCTCATTTGTTGTAATTTGAGAAAGAATGGCCATTTTATTCCTAAGTTTTTCTGCTAAAAGCCTTTCAAGATCAAGCACAACTGTCCTTGTTACATAACCCTCATCAAGCAGAGCACGATGGCTCTTTAACTGTTCATTGACAGCGGCTATCTCGTTGTCTGCAGCGGCAAGCTGTTCCTTAAGCCCTGCCACCTCCTTTTCTATCTGGCGAATCTGGGACAGTAACATCTCACGCTGCGAATTATAAGAGTCAAGCCGAGCATTAAAAAGCCTCTGCTCTGAGGTTATAAACTCTCTTAGTGCTTGCTCTTTTTCTGATCTCTCAAGCAAATCTTTTGGAAATGTGATGTGTTGGGCATCATTTTTCTCGGCAGTAAGCCTTGCTATACGTGCGTTTTCCTCATCAATCTGTTTAGTTAAAAGCTCAACAGTTGCGCTAAGCATCTCATCGTCAAGGGCTATAAGTGGTGTATCTGTCTTTACTATATCCCCTTCTTTGACAAATATTTTCTTTACGATGCCGCCTTCCAGGTGCTGAATGGTCTTTCTCTTGCTCTCCACAATCACGACACCATGTGCCATGACCGCGCCTTGAATATGAGCCAAAAAGGCCCATAATACGAAACCGCCAAAACATACAGCTAAAATTAGCAGCCCGATGCGTGAGATTTTGGAAGGTTCTGGAGCTGTAAGCCTTTTATCTTCCTTTTGAGGTAGGATTGTAATGATGTCAGCAACATTATCGGATCGTTTTTTATTGAATGATTGGACTTCCACCTGCTCCTCCAGCATGTATCCTTGACTGGGACTGTTGAGGTACAAGCTGCTTGAAAACTTCATTCCTTGGCCCATAAAGTTTCACAGCACCATCTGTAACAAGCAGTATCTTGTCAACAATGGACAGAATGTTCAGCTTATGGCTTATGACAACTGTTGTTAGTTTTGCCTTTTTAGCAATCAAGATAGCATTTAAAAGTGCCTGCTCTCCCTCGGTATCTAAATTTGAATTAGGCTCATCCATGACTATGAGCTTTGGAAGCCCATAAAATGCCCGCGCTATGCCAATGCGTTGCCTTTGACCACCTGACAGGATCGTGCCTGTCTCGCCAATATCTGTATCATAACCATTTGGCAGCCTCAGAATCATCTCATGACAGCCTGCGATCATGGCTGCCTGAATGACCTTTTGAGAGTCAACCTCTTGAAGCCTTGCTATATTTTCTGCTACAGTGCCGGGAAAAAGCTCTATATCCTGAGGTAAGTAGCCGATATATTGCCCTATCTTGTCTTTCTGCCACTGACTAATGTCAGCCCCATCCAGTCTGACAGCGCCCACAGTTGGCTTGTAAACGCCCACCATCAAGCGCGCAACAGTGGACTTTCCTGCAGCTGAAGGACCTATGATGCCCAAAGTCTCACCCGGCTGCAGGGCAAAGGACATCGCCTTGATAACAGAACGCTGCCCAATATTAAAATATACATTCTCAAACACAACATGGCCTTTGGGGGCAAGAAGATCCATCTGCTCAGCCTTTGTTGTATTGATGGTATCCATAAACTCTGATAGTCTTCGGTAAGCTTGACGAGCCTCGACAAAGTTTTTCCATCCAGATATAGCTAGGTCAATTGGACTAAGGGCCTTGCCAGCAATGATAGAGCCAGCAATCATGATACCACCTGTCGCCTCATTTTTAAGCACAAGATAAGCGCCTACTCCAAGCATAGAGGACTGAAGAAACTGTCTTGCAAACTTGGACATATTAGTAAGAAGCCCTGCCTTTTTACTTGCAAGGGTCTGATAGCCAATACTCAGACTGTTATATTTTCCCCAATGTTTAAGTACACCCTTAAACATGCCCATCGCATTGATTGCTTCTCTATTTCTAAGGGAAATATCTACATATCGTGAGGCGTCCCTGCCATATTTATTTGCATCTTTAAGTGGCTCGCGCGAGATTTTTTCATTGAGAATTGCTAAAGTAATCATAACAATAGCACCAAAAAAGGCAACGCTAAATAAAACTGGATGCATGTAATAGAGAATAAGCATGTAGATAGGAAACCAAGGGGCATCAAAGATAGCAAATATGCCTGTTCCTGTCAAAAAGGTCCGAATGATACCCATGTCTTTAAGACCATATGGATAGGTTTTGCCTATCTGAGCGCCATCAAGCCCTATCATACCCCTCAGAATATCTTCAGAAATCATGTCGTCAAGCTTGGCATTGATGCCAACAAGTAGACGAGAACGAACAACATCCAATCCAAGGGCTGTAAGCAAAAGAGCAGCCAGCAGGATTGTAAGCATAACTAAGGTCTCTACACTGCGGCTGTTTATCACGCGGTCATAGACCTGAAGCATATAAAGTGATGGCGCTAATTGCAGTAGATTACTTACAAGACTGAAGAGACCAACGTATAAAAAATAATTAGAAAATTTTAAAAGAAATTTTTTCATAGAGGGGAATTTATACCCTTTCAGATATTGTCAACCTGATAATCAGTTCTGCCCATTCTCCCTAATCACATCCCAAACCGAGTACCAGTAATTCTTCATATATTTTTAAGCGCTACTTAAAAAACAGGTTAACCTTCAACCGCTCCCGAAACAATTCACGGCTGCCACGATGCTTTGTCTCAAAAGCATAATAAAATTTCTTCTCATTCATCGTAGAGTTTACCGGATTTATTCCGTGTCATCTGAATTCTCACAGGTAGGTTGCAGACACCTGTAAAAAGAGGTGCACTGTCCGGAATACACTGAAACACCAGTGCTCTATCCCACCAATCATAGTTATTGACTACATGTACATCTTTGGTGTGGAGCGCTGCTGTCACGCTGTAACTTCCATACCCCAAAAAAAGCCCGGGAAAACAAAAATCCACATAAAATGATTCTGCTGCAGACATGCCTTTAAGAGTCAAGCCGTGATGAAAGGTATTGGTGCCGAAGACGTCGTTTCCCAACCGATCACGAATAAGAATACCTACTGTTAGTTCCTCAAGACTGTCATTTGTTTGGACATGAACACGAAACGTTGCACTTTCACCGGTTTGAATGGCCCTTACCGGCTTGCCATCGGACAACAGTTCAACAGCTGTGATGGAGGCGCGGCCGTTTCCAGAACGGGTTTTTTTTCTGCCAGATGTCGTTTCTTCCTGCAGTATCTTTTGATTTTCCTGCTGTCTGGCGATCATGGCATTGTAATAGTCCAAAGTGTTATCTGGCATATCATCTTTGACGAGTAGACCACCATCCAGAAGGATTGCCCTTTTACAGAGAGTCTTTATAGCACCAGGACTGTGCGAGACAAATAGCAGCGTGGTGCCTGCATCCCGAAACCGGCGTATGCGATCAAAACTCTTATGCTGAAAGTAGGTATCACCCACCGACAGCGCCTCATCCACAATCAGGATGTCCGGCCTTACGCAGGTAGCCACGCTGAAGGCAAGTCTCATCTGCATGCCGCTGGAATAGACCCTTATAGGCTGATCTATATATTCCCCTATCTCGGCGAAGGCCTCGATCTCTGGCATCAGGCGCGCGATTTCCTCGGCGCTGCAGCCAAGCAGTTGCCCAGCCATGAACACATTCTGCCTTCCTGTGAAGTCGGGATGAAAGCCCATACCCAGTTCCAGCAGGGCGGCGACGCGGCCGGTGATCTGGACGCTTCCGGTGGTGGGCTGGGTGGTACCAGTGATTATCTTGAGAAGGGTGCTCTTTCCTGCGCCGTTGACCCCGATGATGCCGACTGCCTCACCGGGCTGGACGGTGAAATTGATGTCCCTGAGCACCCAGTGGAGCTGATGGCGGGGTTTTCCGCGTGGGTCCATCCATTCCGCCAGCCGGGCCCATTGGCTGGGGTATCGTTTGTAGGCCTTTCCTAGCTTGGAGACTATGATCATAAATAAAGCTATCAGCTATCAGCTGTCAGTTTTCAGCTATTATTTGTCATGTTTGGGGAGAGGGGTTGTTTTTGGCGATGAGGTCTTGAGAGTGCATATCTCACGGATTCAGGTTCCTCTTGAATTCGCCAAAATAAGGCTTCAGCCGGGGTAACGGGTTCTGTAGGGGCGGGTTCTGAACCCGCCCCTACACGGCAGCTGATAGCTGCTAGCTTTTTTCATAATTCGTCTACCATTTCGCCTGCGTGTTTACGGAATAGCCAGATGCCCAGTGCGCACAGTAGCACGGACAGCATGGTTACGAGCCACAGGCTACGCCAATGCGGCCATTGGCCTTTGACAAGTATGGTCTGATATCCTTCCATGAGGTTGGCCAAAGGGTTCAGGCCTATGATCGGCCTGGCCCATTCGGGGAGGACCGAGGCTGGGTAAACGATTGGGGTCAGCCAGAACCAGAACTGCAGGAGCACGCCGAACAACTGGCCGACGTCACGAAAGAAGACATTGAGTATGCCCAGGGTGATGCCAAGGCCGATGGAGAAGGCGACCA from the Deltaproteobacteria bacterium genome contains:
- a CDS encoding HlyD family type I secretion periplasmic adaptor subunit, with protein sequence MEVQSFNKKRSDNVADIITILPQKEDKRLTAPEPSKISRIGLLILAVCFGGFVLWAFLAHIQGAVMAHGVVIVESKRKTIQHLEGGIVKKIFVKEGDIVKTDTPLIALDDEMLSATVELLTKQIDEENARIARLTAEKNDAQHITFPKDLLERSEKEQALREFITSEQRLFNARLDSYNSQREMLLSQIRQIEKEVAGLKEQLAAADNEIAAVNEQLKSHRALLDEGYVTRTVVLDLERLLAEKLRNKMAILSQITTNEERAVEYKTRLNALRDQRIEECTAKLRESESHLLELTERIRAPKDALSRLIIRAPIDGKVVDLKVATIGGVIAGKEPLMDIVPLEDRLIIEAKVSVDSINEVSPGQKAEITFSAFKPSTHPPIDGAVSYVSADRLTEKTAYGEMPYYKVYIEVNSETLSKVKDIKLMPGMNAQVAIATRERRVIDYLLSPLRDRLRNTFRES
- a CDS encoding type I secretion system permease/ATPase, whose protein sequence is MKKFLLKFSNYFLYVGLFSLVSNLLQLAPSLYMLQVYDRVINSRSVETLVMLTILLAALLLTALGLDVVRSRLLVGINAKLDDMISEDILRGMIGLDGAQIGKTYPYGLKDMGIIRTFLTGTGIFAIFDAPWFPIYMLILYYMHPVLFSVAFFGAIVMITLAILNEKISREPLKDANKYGRDASRYVDISLRNREAINAMGMFKGVLKHWGKYNSLSIGYQTLASKKAGLLTNMSKFARQFLQSSMLGVGAYLVLKNEATGGIMIAGSIIAGKALSPIDLAISGWKNFVEARQAYRRLSEFMDTINTTKAEQMDLLAPKGHVVFENVYFNIGQRSVIKAMSFALQPGETLGIIGPSAAGKSTVARLMVGVYKPTVGAVRLDGADISQWQKDKIGQYIGYLPQDIELFPGTVAENIARLQEVDSQKVIQAAMIAGCHEMILRLPNGYDTDIGETGTILSGGQRQRIGIARAFYGLPKLIVMDEPNSNLDTEGEQALLNAILIAKKAKLTTVVISHKLNILSIVDKILLVTDGAVKLYGPRNEVFKQLVPQQSQSRIHAGGAGGSPIIQ
- a CDS encoding ABC transporter ATP-binding protein → MIIVSKLGKAYKRYPSQWARLAEWMDPRGKPRHQLHWVLRDINFTVQPGEAVGIIGVNGAGKSTLLKIITGTTQPTTGSVQITGRVAALLELGMGFHPDFTGRQNVFMAGQLLGCSAEEIARLMPEIEAFAEIGEYIDQPIRVYSSGMQMRLAFSVATCVRPDILIVDEALSVGDTYFQHKSFDRIRRFRDAGTTLLFVSHSPGAIKTLCKRAILLDGGLLVKDDMPDNTLDYYNAMIARQQENQKILQEETTSGRKKTRSGNGRASITAVELLSDGKPVRAIQTGESATFRVHVQTNDSLEELTVGILIRDRLGNDVFGTNTFHHGLTLKGMSAAESFYVDFCFPGLFLGYGSYSVTAALHTKDVHVVNNYDWWDRALVFQCIPDSAPLFTGVCNLPVRIQMTRNKSGKLYDE